The window AGTGCGCGAGCCGTACGGGGGCCGGAAGAGGGTGGGTGCCCGGCCACCGGCGGCCGCGGCGATCGCCTCGTTGGTGCGGTCCAGCTGCTCGACGAGCTGGGGCCGCGTCAGTTCGAAGAGCATGGGATGCGACCACGTGTGGTTCCCGATCCCGTGGCCCTCCTCCAGCATCCGGGCCAGGTACTCGGGATAGGCCGTCGCGTACATGCCGGTACAGAAGAAGGTGGCCGGCACGTCGTAGCGTCGCAGGATGTCCAGCACCTGCCCGGTGTAGGGCGGCTGCGGGCCGTCGTCGAAGGTCAGCGAGATCTCCCGGCGCTCGCCGCTGCCCCGGCTGACGCAGGTACGCCGCTCGGTCCCATCGGCCAGGGCCTGCTCGCTGATGCGGGCGAACTCCGCGAGGTCGGACTCCCGCCCGGTCTGGGTGCCCCGGTGGCGCTCGAGCCGGGTCAGCGCGCCGAGCCCGCGGCGCGCGGCCGCCGCGATGTCCGCGGCCGGCACCGCGGCGAAGAGCGGGCGCTCCCCCAGGTGTTGCGGATCCGCGCGGTACACGGTCAGCCCCTCGGCCATCATGCGCCCGTCGAGCACGCCGTTGGTGCTGTCCACGACGGCAGCCAGCTCCCCTGCGAAGCCGTGCAGGTAGCGGATCAGTTCCTGGGTGTGCCGGGGGCCGAACAGCCGTGACGGCCGCCGCCGCTCCCCGCGCTCGTCGATGACGTCCACCGTGAAGCCGTCGGCGCTCCAGGAGATTCCCGAATAGAGCATCTGCCCCCCAGCTTGGCAATTTAATGTCAACATGTGTCAGATTTGCCAGCACATCAGCACTGGTCCACCGCACGTGAGCTCAGCCACGCGGCCCCACGAGCATTAATGATTGGCACAGTGATGTCAAGATGAGGCAATAAACTTGCCTGAGACTGACCGCGGTTCGCCGGCATCGGGGCAGGGCCGGGTCACCGGCGGCGCGGGGCCCGGGCTTGCCTCGATCAGGTGCGGCAGCGACCGGGCGACGCGCCGGCAGTCGTCAGGCAGCCCTGAGGGCAGCCTGAGGGCAGCCCTGATCGCCCTGACGCGTCATGTGACACGTCAGGGTCTTGAGGTGTCTACGTGCGACGTCTTCCATCACCTCGGTGCACGTGAACCAAGGACGTCCCGTCCGGCC of the Streptomyces sp. NBC_01294 genome contains:
- a CDS encoding polysaccharide deacetylase family protein, with translation MLYSGISWSADGFTVDVIDERGERRRPSRLFGPRHTQELIRYLHGFAGELAAVVDSTNGVLDGRMMAEGLTVYRADPQHLGERPLFAAVPAADIAAAARRGLGALTRLERHRGTQTGRESDLAEFARISEQALADGTERRTCVSRGSGERREISLTFDDGPQPPYTGQVLDILRRYDVPATFFCTGMYATAYPEYLARMLEEGHGIGNHTWSHPMLFELTRPQLVEQLDRTNEAIAAAAGGRAPTLFRPPYGSRTPEVLGWLAESGLTTVLWDVAPDDWQMPGADTIATGVVEQARPGSIVLLHDSGGDRSQTVAALAPMIEGLLERGYSIVPVEQQLGAPAPAPAPVPAAALAGGKR